One Grus americana isolate bGruAme1 chromosome Z, bGruAme1.mat, whole genome shotgun sequence DNA window includes the following coding sequences:
- the LOC129199984 gene encoding uncharacterized protein LOC129199984 gives MTAPALGLPDLTKPFELFVHERQHLALGVLAQRLGSWKRPVGYFSKQLDNVSKGWPGCLRAVAATVLLIQEARKLTMGQKIVVYVPHMVITVLEQKGGHWLSPSRMLKYQVVLLEQDDVELKATAIVNPAMFLTTENPTEKLEHDCLVTIEQVYSSRPDLKDEPLKDPDLELFTDGSSFVQEGRRIAGYAVVTTDKVLESGTLPANTSAQKAELVALKQALRMAEGKRVNIWTDSKYAFGVIHAHGAIWKERGLLSAQGSPIKYKEEVLQLLQDVQKWL, from the coding sequence ATGACAGCCCCCGCATTGGGTTTACCTGACTTAACCAAACCTTTTGAGCTGTTTGTGCACGAAAGGCAACATTTGGCCCTTGGAGTACtggcgcaacggctgggatcctggaagcgaccagtgggatacttctctaaacaacttgacaacgtgagtaaaggatggccgggatgtttgcgtgccgtggcagcgacagtgctgctgatccaggaagcccgaaaattaaccatgggccaaaagatagtggtatatgtaccacacatggttataactgtcttggaacaaaaggggggtcactggctatcccctagcagaatgttgaaataccaggttgtcctattggaacaagatgatgtggaattaaaagccacagcaattgtaaatccagcaatgttcctgacaacagaaaatcctactgagaaattggaacacgattgcttggtaactattgaacaagtttattccagcagaccggacctgaaggacgaacctttgaaggatcctgatctggaattgtttacggatggaagcagctttgtgcaagagggaaggcgaatagccggatatgctgttgttaccactgacaaggtattggagtcagggacactacctgcaaatacatcagcgcagaaagcagaattggtggcgctgaagcaggctttacggatggcagaagggaaaagggtaaacatttggacggattctaaatatgcatttggtgtgatccacgctcatggagccatctggaaagaaagaggactgttgtcagcccagggctcacctataaaatataaggaggaagttcttcaacttttgcaagatgtacagaagtggctgtaa